Proteins encoded together in one Macadamia integrifolia cultivar HAES 741 chromosome 8, SCU_Mint_v3, whole genome shotgun sequence window:
- the LOC122086315 gene encoding ubiquitin-activating enzyme E1 2-like isoform X1 codes for MGCGWFLSSLLHYMLPRKRAVGGEILEDHSHNREVLLKKPRIDSLISSSAPFEVISAAENNRKNSGGSSSAGNNCSFSSSSNNNHSGSNIVGPLNMALGDGNPPDIDEDLHSRQLAVYGRDTMRRLFGSNILISGMQGLGCEIAKNLVLAGVKSVTLHDEGTVELWDLSSNFIFTVDDVGKNRALASVQKLQELNNAVLISILSTELTKEKLSDFQAVVFTDISLDKAVEFDDYCHNHQPPISFIKAEVRGLFGSVFCDFGPEFTVVDVDGEEPHTGIIASISNDNPALVSCVDDERLEFQDGDLVVFSEVKGMTELNDGKPRKVKNARPYSFSLEEDTTNYGAYEKGGIVTQAKQPKVLHFKTLREALTDPGDFLLSDFSKFDRPPLLHLAFQALDKFICEVGRFPVSGSEEDARKLISLAVSINEGLEDGKLDEIDQKLLRQFAFGARAVLNPMAAMFGGIVGQEVVKACSGKFHPLFQFFYFDSVESLPTEPLDPNDVKPLNSRYDAQISVFGCKLQKKLEEAKVFIVGSGALGCEFLKNLALMGVCCSEKGKLTITDDDVIEKSNLTRQFLFRDWNIGQAKSTVAASAAASLNPHLHVEALQNRASPETENVFNDAFWENLNVVINALDNVNARLYIDQRCLYFQKSLLESGTLGAKCNTQMVIPHLTENYGASRDPPEKQAPMCTVHSFPHNIDHCLTWARSEFEGLLEKTPAEVNAYLSNPSEYTVSMKNAGDAQARDNLERVIECLDRERCETFQDCITWARLKFEDYFANRVKQLTFTFPEDAATSNGAPFWSAPKRFPRPLQFSVDGPGYLHFMMAGSILRAVTFGIPIPDWAKNPRKLADAVNKVMVPDFQPKEGVKIVTDEKATSLSTASIDDAAIINDLIMRLEQCRNKLPSEFRMNPIQFEKDDDTNYHMDLIAALANMRARNYSIPEVDKLKAKFIAGRIIPAIATATAMATGLVCLDLYKVLDGGHKLEDYRNTFANLALPLFSMAEPVPPKVIKHRDMSWTVWDRWILRDNPTLRDLLQWLKDKGLNAYSISCGSSLLYNSMFPRHKDRMDKKLVDLAREVARVEVPPYRNHLDVVVACEDDEDNDIDIPQVSIYFR; via the exons GATTCCTTGATCTCTTCGTCCGCTCCCTTCGAAGTCATATCAGCAGCGGAGAACAACAGGAAGAACAGCGGCGGCAGCAGCAGTGCCGGAAACAACTGCAGTTTCAGTagtagcagcaacaacaaccacAGCGGCAGCAACATCGTTGGGCCGCTGAACATGGCATTGGGTGATGGGAATCCACCGGATATCGATGAGGATCTGCACAGCCGGCAGCTCGCTGTGTATGGCCGGGACACGATGAGACGGCTCTTCGGctccaacatcctcatctcagggATGCAGGGCCTTGGTTGTGAAATTG CTAAGAATCTTGTTCTTGCTGGTGTCAAGTCTGTGACTTTGCATGATGAAGGGACAGTGGAGTTGTGGGATTTGTCCAGCAACTTTATTTTCACTGTGGATGATGTTGGCAAGAACCGAGCGCTTGCTTCTGTCCAGAAGCTGCAAGAATTGAATAATGCTGTGCTCATTTCTATCTTAAGCACTGAATTGACCAAAGAGAAACTTTCTGACTTCCAG GCAGTGGTTTTTACTGATATCAGCTTGGATAAAGCTGTCGAATTTGATGATTACTGCCACAATCATCAGCCTCCAATTTCTTTCATCAAAGCAGAAGTCCGGGGCCTTTTTGGTAGTGTTTTCTGTGACTTTGGACCTGAGTTTACTGTTGTTGATGTCGATGGTGAGGAACCACATACGGGTATAATTGCATCCATCAGCAATGACAACCCCGCTCTTGTGTCTTGTGTTGATGATGAAAGGCTTGAATTTCAGGATGGGGATCTCGTTGTCTTCTCTGAAGTCAAGGGCATGACTGAATTGAATGACGGGAAGCCAAGAAAGGTTAAGAATGCAAGGCCttactcattttctcttgagGAGGACACCACAAATTATGGTGCATATGAGAAAGGTGGTATTGTCACACAGGCAAAGCAACCAAAGGTGTTGCACTTTAAGACATTGAGAGAAGCACTCACAGATCCAGGTGATTTCCTTCTGAGTgacttctccaagtttgatcgTCCTCCTCTGCTACACTTGGCATTTCAAGCACTAGATAAGTTTATATGTGAGGTTGGACGTTTTCCTGTTTCTGGGTCAGAGGAGGATGCTCGGAAGCTGATATCTTTGGCGGTTAGCATCAATGAGGGTTTAGAAGATGGGAAACTGGATGAGATTGACCAGAAACTTTTGCGGCAATTTGCATTTGGTGCAAGGGCAGTTCTAAATCCCATGGCTGCCATGTTTGGTGGTATTGTTGGGCAAGAAGTCGTCAAAGCATGTTCTGGAAAGTTCCATCCACTTTTTCAG TTCTTCTATTTTGACTCGGTCGAATCTCTTCCTACTGAACCATTGGACCCCAATGACGTGAAACCATTAAACAGCCGTTATGATGCACAAATTTCAGTGTTCGGGTGCAAGCTCCAGAAGAAACTAGAGGAAGCAAAAGTGTTCATTGTTGGATCTGGTGCACTAGGGTGTGAGTTCTTGAAGAATCTAGCTCTGATGGGAGTTTGTTGCAGTGAGAAGGGGAAGCTAACCATTACAGATGATGATGTAATAGAGAAGAGTAACCTCACCAGGCAGTTCCTGTTCCGGGATTGGAACATTGGACAGGCCAAATCTACTGTTGCTGCATCTGCTGCTGCTTCATTAAACCCCCACCTTCATGTTGAGGCTCTGCAGAACCGGGCAAGCCCTGAGACAGAAAATGTGTTCAATGATGCGTTCTGGGAGAATCTAAATGTTGTCATCAATGCCCTGGATAATGTTAATGCTAGGCTTTACATTGATCAGAGGTGCTTGTATTTCCAGAAGTCACTTCTGGAGTCTGGAACACTAGGTGCTAAATGCAACACACAGATGGTAATTCCTCATCTCACTGAAAACTATGGGGCCTCAAGGGACCCACCTGAGAAGCAAGCGCCTATGTGTACGGTGCATTCATTTCCCCACAACATTGATCACTGCCTGACATGGGCACGTTCTGAGTTTGAGGGCTTGCTTGAGAAGACACCGGCAGAAGTAAATGCATATTTATCCAATCCAAGCGAATACACAGTGTCTATGAAGAATGCGGGTGATGCTCAGGCCAGGGACAATCTGGAACGTGTTATTGAGTGTCTTGACAGGGAGAGATGTGAAACATTCCAAGATTGCATTACTTGGGCTCGTTTAAA GTTTGAGGACTACTTCGCTAACCGTGTGAAGCAGTTAACTTTTACTTTCCCTGAGGACGCAGCAACCAGTAATGGTGCCCCATTCTGGTCAGCTCCCAAGCGTTTCCCTCGCCCATTGCAGTTCTCTGTTGATGGTCCTGGTTACCTCCACTTCATGATGGCAGGATCTATATTGCGTGCGGTGACATTTGGCATACCAATTCCTGACTGGGCTAAGAATCCTAGGAAGTTGGCTGACGCTGTTAATAAGGTTATGGTTCCAGATTTCCAGCCCAAAGAAGGAGTCAAAATTGTCACTGATGAGAAAGCCACAAGCCTGTCTACTGCATCCATAGATGATGCAGCTATCATCAATGATCTGATCATGAGGCTGGAACAATGCCGGAACAAACTTCCTTCAGAGTTCAGGATGAACCCAATACAATTTGAgaag GATGACGACACCAATTATCACATGGATTTGATAGCTGCACTTGCGAACATGAGGGCAAGGAACTACAGTATTCCTGAAGTTGACAAGCTCAAGGCCAAATTCATTGCGGGAAGGATCATCCCAGCCATCGCAACCGCCACGGCAATGGCAACCGGTCTCGTCTGCCTGGATCTGTACAAGGTTTTGGATGGGGGACACAAGCTGGAAGACTACCGCAACACATTTGCTAATCTGGCACTCCCACTTTTCTCCATGGCAGAACCTGTCCCACCCAAGGTAATCAAGCACCGGGATATGAGCTGGACTGTGTGGGACCGCTGGATCTTAAGGGACAATCCCACCCTCAGGGATCTGCTGCAGTGGCTGAAGGACAAGGGGTTGAATGCCTATAGCATCTCATGTGGAAGTAGTTTGCTATACAACAGTATGTTCCCAAGGCATAAGGACCGAATGGACAAGAAGTTGGTGGATCTTGCTAGGGAAGTGGCTCGTGTGGAAGTGCCTCCATACAGGAATCATTTGGATGTTGTAGTGGCATGTGAGGATGATGAAGACAATGACATCGACATTCCTCAGGTCTCAATTTACTTCCGGTAG
- the LOC122086315 gene encoding ubiquitin-activating enzyme E1 1-like isoform X2 has product MALGDGNPPDIDEDLHSRQLAVYGRDTMRRLFGSNILISGMQGLGCEIAKNLVLAGVKSVTLHDEGTVELWDLSSNFIFTVDDVGKNRALASVQKLQELNNAVLISILSTELTKEKLSDFQAVVFTDISLDKAVEFDDYCHNHQPPISFIKAEVRGLFGSVFCDFGPEFTVVDVDGEEPHTGIIASISNDNPALVSCVDDERLEFQDGDLVVFSEVKGMTELNDGKPRKVKNARPYSFSLEEDTTNYGAYEKGGIVTQAKQPKVLHFKTLREALTDPGDFLLSDFSKFDRPPLLHLAFQALDKFICEVGRFPVSGSEEDARKLISLAVSINEGLEDGKLDEIDQKLLRQFAFGARAVLNPMAAMFGGIVGQEVVKACSGKFHPLFQFFYFDSVESLPTEPLDPNDVKPLNSRYDAQISVFGCKLQKKLEEAKVFIVGSGALGCEFLKNLALMGVCCSEKGKLTITDDDVIEKSNLTRQFLFRDWNIGQAKSTVAASAAASLNPHLHVEALQNRASPETENVFNDAFWENLNVVINALDNVNARLYIDQRCLYFQKSLLESGTLGAKCNTQMVIPHLTENYGASRDPPEKQAPMCTVHSFPHNIDHCLTWARSEFEGLLEKTPAEVNAYLSNPSEYTVSMKNAGDAQARDNLERVIECLDRERCETFQDCITWARLKFEDYFANRVKQLTFTFPEDAATSNGAPFWSAPKRFPRPLQFSVDGPGYLHFMMAGSILRAVTFGIPIPDWAKNPRKLADAVNKVMVPDFQPKEGVKIVTDEKATSLSTASIDDAAIINDLIMRLEQCRNKLPSEFRMNPIQFEKDDDTNYHMDLIAALANMRARNYSIPEVDKLKAKFIAGRIIPAIATATAMATGLVCLDLYKVLDGGHKLEDYRNTFANLALPLFSMAEPVPPKVIKHRDMSWTVWDRWILRDNPTLRDLLQWLKDKGLNAYSISCGSSLLYNSMFPRHKDRMDKKLVDLAREVARVEVPPYRNHLDVVVACEDDEDNDIDIPQVSIYFR; this is encoded by the exons ATGGCATTGGGTGATGGGAATCCACCGGATATCGATGAGGATCTGCACAGCCGGCAGCTCGCTGTGTATGGCCGGGACACGATGAGACGGCTCTTCGGctccaacatcctcatctcagggATGCAGGGCCTTGGTTGTGAAATTG CTAAGAATCTTGTTCTTGCTGGTGTCAAGTCTGTGACTTTGCATGATGAAGGGACAGTGGAGTTGTGGGATTTGTCCAGCAACTTTATTTTCACTGTGGATGATGTTGGCAAGAACCGAGCGCTTGCTTCTGTCCAGAAGCTGCAAGAATTGAATAATGCTGTGCTCATTTCTATCTTAAGCACTGAATTGACCAAAGAGAAACTTTCTGACTTCCAG GCAGTGGTTTTTACTGATATCAGCTTGGATAAAGCTGTCGAATTTGATGATTACTGCCACAATCATCAGCCTCCAATTTCTTTCATCAAAGCAGAAGTCCGGGGCCTTTTTGGTAGTGTTTTCTGTGACTTTGGACCTGAGTTTACTGTTGTTGATGTCGATGGTGAGGAACCACATACGGGTATAATTGCATCCATCAGCAATGACAACCCCGCTCTTGTGTCTTGTGTTGATGATGAAAGGCTTGAATTTCAGGATGGGGATCTCGTTGTCTTCTCTGAAGTCAAGGGCATGACTGAATTGAATGACGGGAAGCCAAGAAAGGTTAAGAATGCAAGGCCttactcattttctcttgagGAGGACACCACAAATTATGGTGCATATGAGAAAGGTGGTATTGTCACACAGGCAAAGCAACCAAAGGTGTTGCACTTTAAGACATTGAGAGAAGCACTCACAGATCCAGGTGATTTCCTTCTGAGTgacttctccaagtttgatcgTCCTCCTCTGCTACACTTGGCATTTCAAGCACTAGATAAGTTTATATGTGAGGTTGGACGTTTTCCTGTTTCTGGGTCAGAGGAGGATGCTCGGAAGCTGATATCTTTGGCGGTTAGCATCAATGAGGGTTTAGAAGATGGGAAACTGGATGAGATTGACCAGAAACTTTTGCGGCAATTTGCATTTGGTGCAAGGGCAGTTCTAAATCCCATGGCTGCCATGTTTGGTGGTATTGTTGGGCAAGAAGTCGTCAAAGCATGTTCTGGAAAGTTCCATCCACTTTTTCAG TTCTTCTATTTTGACTCGGTCGAATCTCTTCCTACTGAACCATTGGACCCCAATGACGTGAAACCATTAAACAGCCGTTATGATGCACAAATTTCAGTGTTCGGGTGCAAGCTCCAGAAGAAACTAGAGGAAGCAAAAGTGTTCATTGTTGGATCTGGTGCACTAGGGTGTGAGTTCTTGAAGAATCTAGCTCTGATGGGAGTTTGTTGCAGTGAGAAGGGGAAGCTAACCATTACAGATGATGATGTAATAGAGAAGAGTAACCTCACCAGGCAGTTCCTGTTCCGGGATTGGAACATTGGACAGGCCAAATCTACTGTTGCTGCATCTGCTGCTGCTTCATTAAACCCCCACCTTCATGTTGAGGCTCTGCAGAACCGGGCAAGCCCTGAGACAGAAAATGTGTTCAATGATGCGTTCTGGGAGAATCTAAATGTTGTCATCAATGCCCTGGATAATGTTAATGCTAGGCTTTACATTGATCAGAGGTGCTTGTATTTCCAGAAGTCACTTCTGGAGTCTGGAACACTAGGTGCTAAATGCAACACACAGATGGTAATTCCTCATCTCACTGAAAACTATGGGGCCTCAAGGGACCCACCTGAGAAGCAAGCGCCTATGTGTACGGTGCATTCATTTCCCCACAACATTGATCACTGCCTGACATGGGCACGTTCTGAGTTTGAGGGCTTGCTTGAGAAGACACCGGCAGAAGTAAATGCATATTTATCCAATCCAAGCGAATACACAGTGTCTATGAAGAATGCGGGTGATGCTCAGGCCAGGGACAATCTGGAACGTGTTATTGAGTGTCTTGACAGGGAGAGATGTGAAACATTCCAAGATTGCATTACTTGGGCTCGTTTAAA GTTTGAGGACTACTTCGCTAACCGTGTGAAGCAGTTAACTTTTACTTTCCCTGAGGACGCAGCAACCAGTAATGGTGCCCCATTCTGGTCAGCTCCCAAGCGTTTCCCTCGCCCATTGCAGTTCTCTGTTGATGGTCCTGGTTACCTCCACTTCATGATGGCAGGATCTATATTGCGTGCGGTGACATTTGGCATACCAATTCCTGACTGGGCTAAGAATCCTAGGAAGTTGGCTGACGCTGTTAATAAGGTTATGGTTCCAGATTTCCAGCCCAAAGAAGGAGTCAAAATTGTCACTGATGAGAAAGCCACAAGCCTGTCTACTGCATCCATAGATGATGCAGCTATCATCAATGATCTGATCATGAGGCTGGAACAATGCCGGAACAAACTTCCTTCAGAGTTCAGGATGAACCCAATACAATTTGAgaag GATGACGACACCAATTATCACATGGATTTGATAGCTGCACTTGCGAACATGAGGGCAAGGAACTACAGTATTCCTGAAGTTGACAAGCTCAAGGCCAAATTCATTGCGGGAAGGATCATCCCAGCCATCGCAACCGCCACGGCAATGGCAACCGGTCTCGTCTGCCTGGATCTGTACAAGGTTTTGGATGGGGGACACAAGCTGGAAGACTACCGCAACACATTTGCTAATCTGGCACTCCCACTTTTCTCCATGGCAGAACCTGTCCCACCCAAGGTAATCAAGCACCGGGATATGAGCTGGACTGTGTGGGACCGCTGGATCTTAAGGGACAATCCCACCCTCAGGGATCTGCTGCAGTGGCTGAAGGACAAGGGGTTGAATGCCTATAGCATCTCATGTGGAAGTAGTTTGCTATACAACAGTATGTTCCCAAGGCATAAGGACCGAATGGACAAGAAGTTGGTGGATCTTGCTAGGGAAGTGGCTCGTGTGGAAGTGCCTCCATACAGGAATCATTTGGATGTTGTAGTGGCATGTGAGGATGATGAAGACAATGACATCGACATTCCTCAGGTCTCAATTTACTTCCGGTAG